Proteins encoded together in one Maribacter dokdonensis DSW-8 window:
- a CDS encoding T9SS type B sorting domain-containing protein: protein MLGIFVSNAQFLLQAPTDSDQNNFRWYEASDTATVLGTDSFYEVTQPGIYFATYDGTLCGSNATGYFIVTDCNNPENEVTMDITNNVSTGATVNWSPAITGDQLRPMVIATDAVVKYTAMVTKAGNTFNLPNFTVVCLPQAADLEDDFVTTDEEVPVVIDIYGNDADLPDVGALTATDPSNGSVTIDDGGTPNDPLDDIVTYTPYTDFNGTDSFDYTICNAYGDCSTATVTIEVLPVLDTNDDSIAIDINAITAIDTWQLNDNDLPTDGSFSVTQPTNGSVTVDDNGTPNDPSDDIPTYFPNNNYLGTDAFDYTVCDTVGNCSTSTITIMINPLGVDMDSDDDGIVDSFEDLNLDGDNDPSTNPTDTDGDGFPDYLDIDADGDGIPDNVEAQATAEYIPPSGIDANTNGLDDAYEANGLTGIFPVDTDGDNLPDYLDEDSDNDNVPDAIEGHDYDHDGIPDVVAIGSDKDNDGLDDGYEGAISVDADVNDEIDDPYAQLPNTDSDEESDYRDTDDDDDGIETRDEDLNLNGDYADDDTDGDGIPNYLDSDLGQLEEEIEVFNVITPNGDGIHDVLRINGLENYPNNTLKIYNRWGVSVYMTKAYNTEGNVFDGTSEGRVTVDVDRKLPVGTYFYILDYELPNGETETLSGYIYINR from the coding sequence ATGCTGGGGATTTTTGTCTCAAACGCGCAGTTTTTATTGCAGGCTCCAACAGATAGTGATCAAAATAACTTTCGTTGGTACGAAGCCTCGGATACTGCAACAGTTTTGGGTACAGATTCTTTTTACGAAGTAACCCAACCTGGTATTTACTTTGCAACATACGATGGTACTTTATGTGGTTCTAATGCAACGGGTTATTTTATTGTAACGGATTGTAATAATCCTGAGAATGAAGTAACCATGGATATTACCAACAATGTATCTACCGGAGCTACGGTAAATTGGAGTCCGGCTATTACGGGAGATCAATTAAGGCCAATGGTAATTGCAACCGATGCTGTTGTAAAATATACGGCGATGGTAACCAAGGCGGGCAATACGTTCAACCTCCCTAATTTTACTGTGGTTTGTTTACCACAAGCAGCAGACTTAGAAGACGATTTTGTAACCACTGATGAAGAAGTACCTGTAGTTATAGATATTTATGGTAATGATGCCGATTTACCCGATGTTGGTGCTTTAACAGCGACCGATCCTTCTAATGGTTCGGTAACCATTGATGATGGTGGTACACCCAATGATCCTTTAGATGATATTGTAACCTACACTCCATATACAGATTTTAATGGTACAGATAGTTTTGACTATACCATTTGTAATGCTTATGGAGATTGTAGCACAGCTACAGTAACCATTGAAGTTTTACCGGTTTTAGATACCAACGATGATTCCATTGCAATTGATATAAATGCAATTACTGCCATAGATACATGGCAATTGAACGATAATGATTTGCCAACAGATGGTTCGTTCAGTGTTACACAACCCACCAATGGTTCTGTTACCGTTGATGATAATGGTACGCCAAATGACCCATCAGATGATATTCCTACGTATTTTCCTAACAATAATTACTTAGGTACAGATGCTTTTGACTATACGGTTTGTGATACTGTTGGTAACTGTAGTACATCAACCATTACAATTATGATAAATCCATTAGGTGTAGATATGGATAGTGATGATGATGGTATTGTAGATAGCTTTGAAGATTTAAATTTAGATGGTGATAACGATCCATCTACCAACCCGACCGATACGGACGGAGACGGATTCCCAGATTATTTGGATATCGATGCAGATGGTGATGGTATACCCGATAATGTTGAAGCTCAGGCAACTGCTGAATACATACCACCATCAGGGATCGATGCGAATACCAATGGTTTAGATGATGCCTATGAAGCTAATGGTTTAACTGGAATATTCCCAGTAGATACAGATGGAGATAACCTGCCGGATTATTTAGATGAGGATAGTGACAATGATAATGTACCGGATGCCATAGAAGGTCATGACTATGACCATGATGGTATTCCAGATGTTGTAGCAATTGGATCTGATAAGGATAATGACGGTTTAGATGATGGATATGAAGGAGCAATTTCTGTAGATGCCGATGTCAACGATGAAATTGATGACCCGTATGCACAACTTCCTAATACCGATAGTGATGAAGAATCAGATTATAGGGATACGGATGATGACGATGATGGTATTGAGACTCGTGATGAAGATTTAAATCTAAACGGGGATTATGCAGATGATGATACGGACGGTGATGGTATTCCAAATTACTTGGATTCAGATTTAGGTCAATTAGAAGAAGAAATTGAAGTTTTCAACGTTATTACACCTAACGGTGATGGTATTCATGATGTTTTAAGAATAAACGGATTGGAAAATTATCCTAATAACACCTTGAAAATCTATAACAGATGGGGAGTATCGGTTTATATGACCAAGGCATATAATACAGAAGGTAATGTCTTTGATGGTACTTCTGAAGGAAGGGTAACAGTAGATGTTGATCGTAAATTACCGGTAGGTACATATTTCTATATACTGGATTATGAACTGCCTAATGGAGAAACCGAAACATTGTCTGGTTACATATATATAAATAGATAA
- the idi gene encoding isopentenyl-diphosphate Delta-isomerase, giving the protein MKEEQVILVNQDNEQIGTMPKMEAHEKAVLHRAFSVFIVNDNGDIMLQQRAASKYHSPLLWTNTCCSHQRVGESNIEAGKRRLQEEMGFQAELKELFSFIYKAPFDNGLTEHEYDHVMLGSFNSEPNINPDEVEAWKWMSPEAVKEDISKNPNDYTAWFKIIFDKFYEHLFNTPAK; this is encoded by the coding sequence ATGAAGGAAGAACAGGTAATTCTCGTAAATCAAGATAACGAACAAATTGGTACCATGCCCAAAATGGAAGCCCATGAAAAGGCGGTGTTGCATAGGGCATTTTCAGTATTTATTGTCAATGACAACGGAGATATCATGTTGCAACAAAGAGCGGCATCAAAATATCATTCTCCGTTACTGTGGACCAATACATGTTGTAGCCATCAGCGCGTTGGTGAATCTAATATTGAAGCCGGCAAAAGAAGGTTGCAGGAAGAAATGGGATTTCAGGCTGAATTGAAAGAATTATTTTCTTTTATATACAAAGCTCCTTTTGATAATGGATTAACGGAACATGAATATGATCATGTAATGTTGGGTAGTTTTAATTCAGAACCTAACATAAATCCTGATGAAGTAGAAGCCTGGAAATGGATGTCACCGGAAGCTGTAAAAGAGGATATTTCTAAAAATCCCAACGATTATACAGCGTGGTTTAAGATTATCTTCGATAAGTTTTACGAACATTTATTTAATACGCCGGCGAAATGA
- a CDS encoding 6-pyruvoyl trahydropterin synthase family protein, translated as MKVKVSRKAHFNAAHRLYRKDWDDNKNTEIFGKCNNPNFHGHNYEMVVSVTGEIDPETGFVMDMKVLKDLIKVEIEDYLDHKNLNIEVEEFKSLNPTAENIAVVIWKRLRSHIQKSHELEVVLYETPRNYVTFSG; from the coding sequence ATGAAGGTTAAGGTAAGTAGAAAAGCACATTTTAATGCTGCCCATAGATTATATAGGAAAGATTGGGATGATAATAAAAACACTGAAATTTTCGGTAAATGTAATAACCCTAATTTTCATGGTCATAACTATGAAATGGTTGTGAGCGTAACAGGTGAAATAGATCCAGAAACAGGTTTTGTAATGGATATGAAGGTGTTAAAAGATTTGATCAAAGTTGAGATTGAAGATTATTTAGATCACAAAAACCTTAATATTGAGGTAGAAGAGTTTAAAAGCTTAAATCCTACGGCTGAGAATATTGCAGTAGTTATTTGGAAAAGATTGCGTTCGCATATTCAAAAAAGTCATGAGCTTGAAGTTGTTCTTTATGAAACACCAAGAAACTATGTTACATTTTCTGGATAA
- a CDS encoding type I phosphomannose isomerase catalytic subunit produces MHPLKFKPILKERLWGGTKLKEVFGKPIESDITGESWELSTVPGDISVVANGSLEGKSLQELIDSNGEELLGKSVFERFGKEFPILIKFIDAKQDLSIQLHPNDALAKERHNSFGKTEMWYIMDADPKAELIVGFNKDVTKEEYAESVANDTLLDLLNYEQVKEGDTFFINTGKIHAIGAGVMLAEIQQTSDVTYRVFDFNRKDKDGNLRELHTDLALDAVDYEKKDDFKVSYSQEKNEVNTMVDCPYFKTNFIELTENLELDTVNRDSFTIFMCVGGEAKISTAEGEVAIKSGETALLPASTQKISLQSTGAKLLEVTI; encoded by the coding sequence ATACATCCATTAAAATTTAAGCCTATTTTAAAAGAAAGGCTATGGGGAGGCACCAAATTAAAAGAGGTGTTTGGAAAACCAATAGAGAGTGATATTACTGGTGAAAGCTGGGAATTATCTACCGTGCCAGGAGATATTTCGGTGGTGGCCAATGGAAGTTTAGAAGGTAAATCGCTTCAAGAATTAATAGATTCCAATGGCGAGGAGTTGTTAGGGAAAAGCGTCTTTGAGCGTTTTGGAAAGGAATTTCCCATTTTAATAAAATTCATTGATGCAAAACAAGACCTATCTATTCAATTGCACCCAAATGATGCCTTGGCAAAAGAACGTCATAACTCTTTTGGAAAGACAGAGATGTGGTATATTATGGATGCAGATCCTAAGGCAGAGCTTATAGTTGGTTTCAATAAAGATGTTACCAAAGAAGAATATGCTGAAAGTGTTGCTAATGATACCCTACTTGATCTTCTTAATTATGAGCAAGTTAAAGAAGGGGATACATTCTTTATCAATACCGGAAAAATTCATGCTATAGGGGCAGGGGTAATGTTGGCAGAGATTCAGCAAACTTCAGATGTTACCTATCGTGTTTTTGATTTTAATAGAAAAGACAAAGATGGAAACCTTAGGGAGTTACATACAGACTTGGCATTAGATGCTGTAGACTATGAAAAGAAAGACGATTTTAAAGTTTCTTATAGCCAGGAAAAGAATGAAGTAAATACCATGGTAGATTGCCCATATTTTAAAACGAACTTTATTGAGCTTACTGAAAACTTGGAATTGGATACGGTAAATAGAGATTCGTTTACCATTTTTATGTGTGTTGGCGGTGAAGCTAAGATCAGTACTGCAGAAGGTGAAGTAGCTATTAAGAGTGGTGAAACGGCACTATTACCAGCATCTACACAGAAAATTTCATTACAATCTACAGGAGCTAAATTGTTAGAGGTTACTATTTAA
- a CDS encoding PorP/SprF family type IX secretion system membrane protein, which translates to MLKDFIYNNKVQLLKRVFTIVMLGLGVFCYGQQDAQYTQYMYNTISVNPAYAGSRGHISIGALHRSQWVGLDGAPTTQTFNAHSPIGYRGVGLGLSIVNDEIGPTSETNFDIDFSYTVWTSTEGRLSFGLKASANLLDIRFSELNQYTTDPTLQQDIDNRLSPNIGAGVYYHTNRFYAGLSVPRFLETTHFQGSNLSTAKEQMNLYLITGYVYDLNEFLKFKPALLAKVVRGAPLQVDLSANFMLNDKFILGAAYRWDAAFSGMAGFNVSNKFLIGIAYDKETTELGNTAFNDGSFEVIFRYDFITTKNNLKSPRFF; encoded by the coding sequence ATGCTTAAAGATTTTATATACAATAATAAAGTACAACTACTAAAACGGGTTTTCACCATAGTGATGCTTGGTCTTGGGGTATTTTGTTACGGCCAGCAAGACGCGCAGTACACACAGTATATGTATAATACCATTAGTGTGAATCCTGCATACGCCGGCTCTAGAGGGCATATAAGTATAGGTGCTTTACATAGATCTCAATGGGTGGGCTTAGATGGTGCACCAACTACACAGACTTTTAATGCACATTCCCCAATTGGATATAGAGGTGTAGGCTTAGGACTATCTATTGTTAATGATGAAATAGGACCTACGTCAGAAACTAATTTTGATATCGATTTTTCATACACCGTATGGACTTCAACCGAGGGTAGATTAAGTTTTGGTTTAAAAGCAAGTGCTAACTTGTTGGATATTAGGTTTTCAGAATTAAATCAATATACTACAGATCCTACTTTACAGCAAGATATAGATAATAGGCTTTCGCCAAATATTGGAGCGGGGGTGTACTATCATACAAATAGGTTCTATGCGGGTTTGTCCGTACCAAGATTTCTAGAGACCACACACTTTCAAGGGTCTAATTTATCTACGGCAAAAGAACAAATGAACCTTTATTTGATTACCGGTTATGTTTATGATTTAAACGAATTTTTAAAATTTAAGCCAGCACTGCTTGCCAAAGTGGTAAGAGGAGCACCTTTACAAGTAGATTTATCGGCGAACTTCATGTTGAACGATAAATTTATTTTAGGAGCGGCCTATAGATGGGATGCCGCCTTTAGTGGTATGGCTGGGTTTAATGTATCAAACAAATTTTTAATTGGTATAGCATACGATAAAGAAACAACAGAACTTGGTAATACAGCTTTTAACGATGGATCCTTTGAAGTTATTTTCAGATATGATTTCATAACTACCAAGAACAATTTAAAATCTCCTCGTTTCTTCTAG